The following is a genomic window from Citrifermentans bemidjiense Bem.
ACGTGGACCCGGTGAAGCTGGAAAACGTTGGCAAGCACGGCGCGGCGCTCACCCTCAACTCCCGCGAGATCGCCGGCAAGGAACTGAAGAAGGCGATAAACGACTTCGTGAAGGCGAAGGGGCTGAAGCAGACCTGCTGGAAGATATTCGAATGCTCCGGCAGCACCCCCGGCCAGGAGACCGCCTTCAGCCTCCTCACCTACGGGGCCACCCTCTCCGTCGTCGGCTTCACCATGGACAAGATCGAGCTGCGCCTCTCAAACCTGATGGCGTTCCACGCCAGGGCCCTTGGGAACTGGGGCTGTCTGACCGAACTGTATCCGGCCGCGCTCGACCTCGTGCTCGACGGAAAGGTCGCCCTGACGCCGTTCATCGAGAAGCATCCCCTGGACAACATCAACCAGGTGTTTGCCTCCGCACATGCCCACAAGCTCACCAGGCGCGCCATCTTAGTGCCGGGTCTTTCCTAGGAGGACGCCATGAGCCAAGCCGCTACCCAAGCACCGCAAACCGCCGCAGCCGACTCGCCGCTCAAGGTGTCTCTTGAGCGCGACGGCCGCCTTTTGAAACTCACCCTCGCTCGTCCGAAGGCGAACATCGTCGACGCGGCCATGATCGGGGCGCTCCTGCAGGCGCTGGACCAGCACCTGAAAGAACCCCGCCTGAGGGGGGTGCTGCTCACCGCGGAGGGGCCGCATTTCAGCTTCGGCGCCAGCGTGGACGAGCATATGCCCGACTCCTGCGCCCAGATGCTGAAGTCGCTGCATGCGCTTGTGCTGAAGCTCGTCGAGAGCCCGGTCCCAGTGCTGGTTGCGGTGCGCGGCCAGTGCCTGGGGGGCGGCCTCGAAGTAGTCGCCGCCTGCAACCTGATCTTCGCGGCACCCAACGCGCAGCTGGGGCAGCCGGAGATAAAGCTCGCCGTTTTCGCCCCTGCCGCTTCTTGCCTCTTACCTGAGCGGATCGGGCAGGCCCAGGCGGAGGACCTCCTCTTCTCTGGACGCAGCGTGAGCGCCGAGG
Proteins encoded in this region:
- a CDS encoding cyclohexa-1,5-dienecarbonyl-CoA hydratase, translated to MSQAATQAPQTAAADSPLKVSLERDGRLLKLTLARPKANIVDAAMIGALLQALDQHLKEPRLRGVLLTAEGPHFSFGASVDEHMPDSCAQMLKSLHALVLKLVESPVPVLVAVRGQCLGGGLEVVAACNLIFAAPNAQLGQPEIKLAVFAPAASCLLPERIGQAQAEDLLFSGRSVSAEEAHLMGLVSVIAEDPDQAALDYFDKHLAPVSASTLRYAVRAARQDKASRIRAKISFVEKLYLEEMMKTHDSVEGLTAFIEKRQPTWQDR